A genomic segment from Myxococcota bacterium encodes:
- a CDS encoding class II glutamine amidotransferase, which produces MCRFTLHLGAPIRMSALLLDPEHSLIRQSSHSRERDEPLNGDGFGVGWYAPRLGPEPAVFRSITPAWNNRNLRNLARVVASRCILAHVRAATQSSAVNEANCHPFRYGRYLFMHNGDVGNFRKVRRHLLESVRNEAFDNVYGSTDTEHVFALAIDELLRGPRGLDATEAMARALTGAIERVLELVDAHGDGEPSYLNCALANGSSAVVSRFTNDPDEAPESLYLFEGPLYPVAEDEPAAAAASIVVSSERLTSDAGWVEVPANHLVVLRAGEPPRMRPIEARARTAA; this is translated from the coding sequence ATGTGCCGCTTCACGCTCCACCTCGGTGCGCCCATCCGCATGAGCGCGCTGCTGCTCGACCCCGAGCACTCGCTCATCCGCCAGAGCTCGCACTCGCGCGAGCGCGACGAGCCGCTCAACGGCGACGGCTTCGGCGTCGGCTGGTACGCGCCGCGGCTCGGGCCCGAGCCCGCCGTCTTCCGCTCCATCACACCCGCGTGGAACAACCGCAACCTGCGCAACCTCGCGCGCGTCGTCGCGAGCCGCTGCATCCTCGCGCACGTGCGCGCGGCGACGCAGTCGAGCGCCGTGAACGAGGCCAACTGCCATCCGTTCCGGTACGGCCGCTATCTATTCATGCACAACGGCGACGTCGGGAACTTCCGGAAGGTGCGCCGACACCTGCTCGAGAGCGTGCGCAACGAGGCGTTCGACAACGTGTACGGGAGCACGGACACCGAGCACGTGTTCGCGCTCGCGATCGACGAGCTGCTGCGCGGCCCGCGCGGCCTCGACGCGACCGAGGCGATGGCGCGCGCGCTCACGGGCGCCATCGAGCGCGTGCTCGAGCTCGTCGACGCGCACGGCGACGGCGAGCCGTCCTACCTGAACTGCGCGCTCGCGAACGGCTCGAGCGCCGTCGTCTCGCGGTTCACGAACGACCCCGACGAGGCGCCGGAATCGCTCTACCTGTTCGAGGGGCCGCTCTATCCCGTCGCCGAGGACGAGCCCGCTGCGGCGGCTGCGTCGATCGTCGTGAGCTCCGAACGCCTGACGTCGGACGCGGGCTGGGTGGAGGTTCCGGCCAACCACCTCGTCGTGCTGCGCGCCGGCGAGCCGCCGCGGATGCGACCGATCGAGGCGCGCGCCCGCACCGCGGCCTGA